A portion of the bacterium genome contains these proteins:
- the hisC gene encoding histidinol-phosphate transaminase, with the protein MVRIRAAIDDLVPYDGGPGFEEFARRFGARGIAMLAGNEYPTPPFPEVLDAIAGAAAGINRYPDAGTVRLREALAETLGTTPDCVWTGAGSSENLTTAARAVGGPGNSFVYPWPSFAMYPINAVYADAESIMVPLDDSLRADLEAMYAAIRDDTTLVIICNPNNPTGSYLTRAEIHEFADRVPESVLVLVDEAYGEFVAAEEDSSLVPLAVERSNLVVARTFSKIYGLAGLRVGYMVGQAATLRSLRKAQSPFVVGSLAEVAATTALRFPERVKERFELNRRGVDYLEGALADRAIRYVPTQANFIWFRLGPGTPGIVQELLEMGTLIRKGTEEWTRVSIGTEPENQRFVEDLDLVLRRRRS; encoded by the coding sequence GTGGTCCGCATACGAGCCGCCATCGATGACCTCGTTCCCTACGACGGCGGCCCGGGCTTCGAGGAGTTCGCCCGCCGCTTCGGTGCCAGAGGGATCGCCATGCTGGCCGGCAACGAGTACCCGACTCCTCCCTTCCCCGAGGTTCTGGACGCCATCGCCGGGGCAGCCGCAGGCATCAACCGGTACCCCGACGCGGGTACGGTCCGCCTGAGGGAGGCTCTGGCCGAGACGTTGGGCACCACCCCGGACTGCGTGTGGACCGGCGCCGGTAGCTCGGAGAACCTCACTACGGCGGCCCGGGCTGTGGGAGGCCCGGGCAACAGCTTCGTCTACCCGTGGCCCTCGTTCGCCATGTACCCCATCAACGCGGTGTACGCAGATGCGGAGAGCATCATGGTCCCGCTCGATGATTCCCTGCGGGCTGACCTAGAGGCGATGTACGCCGCGATCCGGGACGACACCACCCTCGTGATCATCTGCAACCCGAACAACCCGACGGGGAGCTACCTGACCCGGGCTGAGATCCACGAGTTCGCCGATCGGGTTCCCGAGTCCGTCCTCGTTCTGGTCGACGAGGCCTACGGGGAGTTCGTGGCCGCCGAGGAGGATTCCAGCCTGGTCCCCCTCGCCGTCGAACGCTCCAACCTGGTGGTGGCGCGCACCTTCTCCAAGATCTACGGGCTGGCGGGCCTCCGGGTCGGTTATATGGTGGGCCAGGCCGCCACGCTCCGGTCCCTCCGCAAGGCCCAGAGCCCGTTCGTGGTCGGTTCTCTGGCCGAGGTGGCCGCTACCACCGCCCTCCGCTTCCCCGAGCGGGTCAAGGAACGGTTCGAGCTCAACCGCCGGGGAGTCGACTACCTCGAGGGCGCCCTGGCCGACCGGGCCATCCGGTACGTTCCCACCCAGGCCAACTTCATCTGGTTCCGGCTCGGTCCCGGCACGCCGGGGATCGTCCAGGAACTCCTGGAGATGGGCACCCTCATTCGCAAGGGAACCGAAGAGTGGACCCGCGTGTCCATAGGCACCGAGCCGGAGAACCAACGTTTCGTAGAGGATCTCGACCTGGTTCTGCGGCGACGCCGCTCCTGA
- a CDS encoding class I SAM-dependent methyltransferase, producing MRSTDPDTLKEYTLRIWHYKQGEVVSLMVHLGDRLGLYRAMAGGEEMTSGELAERTGLSERWVREWLLGQAAAGLIERTPENGFSLSPEGEEVLVDEDALAFAAGAFIGGFHPERIDEVVNAFRTGIGITYHEMGESVARKVDRMNRVWVGPFLVERVLPSVDGLVGKLEAGCRVAEVGSGGGVALQTLAERFPASTVDGYEPSGIACSRARPRIRDLPNATIHQAGGESLADDGRYDLVLALDCMHDVPFPDRIAAAVRRSLKDDGVWLIKDTHCYEGFEENLRNPMLAMQYGYSLSGCLLSAASEEGAAGLGTLGFHPVEAERIVRKAGFTSFRMFRLEDDPIHNYYEVRP from the coding sequence GTGCGTTCGACCGACCCGGATACCCTCAAGGAATACACCCTCAGGATCTGGCATTACAAGCAGGGCGAGGTGGTCAGCCTCATGGTTCACTTGGGGGATCGGCTCGGCCTCTACCGGGCTATGGCCGGCGGCGAGGAGATGACCTCCGGTGAGTTGGCCGAGCGGACGGGACTGTCTGAGCGCTGGGTCCGCGAATGGCTCCTTGGCCAGGCCGCGGCCGGGCTGATCGAGCGCACGCCCGAGAACGGATTCTCGCTCAGCCCCGAGGGCGAGGAGGTACTGGTCGACGAAGACGCTCTGGCCTTCGCCGCCGGCGCTTTCATCGGAGGGTTCCATCCGGAACGCATCGACGAGGTGGTCAACGCCTTCCGCACCGGAATCGGCATCACCTACCACGAGATGGGGGAGTCGGTGGCGCGCAAGGTGGACCGCATGAACAGGGTGTGGGTGGGCCCCTTCCTGGTGGAGCGGGTGCTGCCCTCCGTGGACGGGCTGGTGGGGAAGCTGGAGGCCGGGTGCCGGGTGGCCGAAGTGGGGAGCGGAGGGGGCGTAGCCCTCCAAACCCTCGCCGAACGATTCCCGGCCAGCACCGTGGATGGCTACGAACCCTCCGGTATCGCCTGCTCGAGGGCCCGGCCCCGCATCCGCGACCTGCCCAACGCCACCATCCACCAGGCCGGGGGGGAGAGCCTGGCGGACGACGGCCGCTACGACCTGGTACTGGCCCTCGACTGCATGCATGACGTGCCCTTCCCGGATCGAATCGCAGCCGCGGTCCGGCGATCCCTGAAGGACGACGGGGTGTGGTTGATCAAGGACACGCATTGCTACGAAGGGTTCGAGGAGAACCTGAGGAACCCCATGCTGGCCATGCAGTACGGCTACAGCCTCTCGGGGTGCCTGCTCTCGGCCGCCTCCGAGGAGGGCGCCGCCGGGCTCGGCACCCTAGGATTCCATCCCGTCGAAGCTGAGCGCATCGTCAGGAAGGCCGGTTTCACCTCTTTCCGCATGTTCCGCCTCGAAGACGACCCGATCCACAACTACTACGAGGTCCGCCCTTGA
- a CDS encoding YqgE/AlgH family protein yields MTGSGSIAGDLPEGAEEEFTSLAGRLLVAMPGMVDPNFNRTVVLMIEHTPEGAVGLVLNRPTEADLLDHLPGWWSAAANPRVVFVGGPVGEGGGLGLARGAGAQPLEGWPEVVGVQVVDLEAVPDVDSGLEARVFSGYSGWGPGQLESELEARGWFVVDGESEDVFTSQPEKLWQEVLMRAGGRYAFFSTYPENPRLN; encoded by the coding sequence ATGACGGGTTCTGGAAGCATCGCCGGGGACCTGCCCGAGGGCGCAGAGGAGGAGTTCACCTCGCTGGCGGGGAGGTTGCTGGTGGCCATGCCGGGGATGGTCGATCCCAACTTCAACCGGACGGTGGTGCTGATGATCGAGCACACCCCTGAGGGTGCGGTCGGGCTGGTGCTGAACCGGCCTACTGAGGCCGACCTGCTGGATCACCTACCCGGGTGGTGGTCGGCGGCGGCCAATCCACGTGTCGTGTTCGTGGGCGGTCCGGTGGGGGAAGGCGGCGGTCTGGGTCTGGCCAGGGGCGCCGGGGCGCAGCCGCTGGAGGGGTGGCCGGAAGTGGTGGGTGTCCAGGTGGTCGATCTGGAAGCCGTGCCTGACGTGGACTCCGGTCTGGAGGCCAGGGTCTTCTCCGGTTACAGCGGGTGGGGTCCCGGGCAGCTCGAATCCGAACTGGAGGCCAGGGGATGGTTCGTGGTCGACGGCGAGTCCGAGGACGTGTTCACCTCCCAACCGGAGAAGCTGTGGCAAGAGGTGCTGATGCGGGCAGGAGGCCGGTACGCCTTCTTCTCCACCTACCCGGAGAACCCTCGGCTCAACTAG
- a CDS encoding alpha/beta hydrolase, translated as MVDFDDRLDEAHKAVLEMIPDALLDLTDIPKARRALDSFLAARAAQAPGFPGVEVEDHWAPGAAGDPDVMVRVYTPSGLDAGAPALYWIHGGGMVMGSVARNDIECKGWATDMRCVVASVEYRLAPENPHPSPIEDCFAGLAWLVSKAESLGVDTGRIAVGGASAGGGLAAALALIARDRGVDIIFQQLICPMLDDRNITRSSHWVQHPKVWNRVVNIAGWSALLGKPAGSDDVSPYASPARAEDLSGLAPAFIIVGDLDLFVDESIEYAQRLAAAGVPTELHILPGAVHGTQFYLPTAEVSMRWKAIEADALRVALHGSG; from the coding sequence ATGGTGGACTTCGATGATCGTCTCGATGAAGCGCACAAGGCCGTTCTCGAGATGATTCCGGATGCCCTGCTGGATCTCACGGACATACCCAAGGCGCGGCGGGCGCTCGACAGCTTCTTGGCCGCCAGGGCCGCACAGGCTCCTGGGTTTCCCGGCGTTGAGGTCGAGGACCACTGGGCTCCTGGGGCGGCCGGGGACCCGGATGTGATGGTTCGGGTCTACACACCGTCGGGTCTAGACGCCGGTGCGCCGGCTCTGTACTGGATCCACGGCGGGGGAATGGTGATGGGAAGTGTCGCCAGGAACGACATCGAATGCAAGGGTTGGGCCACCGACATGCGGTGCGTGGTGGCGTCCGTGGAGTACCGCCTCGCCCCCGAGAATCCGCATCCCTCGCCGATCGAGGATTGCTTCGCCGGGCTGGCGTGGTTGGTATCCAAAGCGGAGAGCCTCGGAGTCGACACCGGTCGGATAGCCGTGGGTGGCGCTTCTGCCGGGGGCGGGCTGGCGGCTGCTCTGGCTTTGATTGCGAGGGATCGGGGTGTCGACATCATCTTCCAGCAACTGATCTGCCCGATGCTGGACGACCGCAACATCACCCGCTCCAGCCACTGGGTCCAGCATCCCAAGGTTTGGAACCGGGTGGTGAACATCGCCGGCTGGAGCGCCCTGCTGGGCAAACCGGCCGGTTCCGATGACGTTTCCCCCTACGCTTCCCCCGCCCGAGCCGAGGACCTGTCCGGGCTGGCGCCGGCCTTCATCATCGTCGGGGACCTGGACCTGTTCGTTGACGAGTCCATCGAGTACGCCCAGCGGTTGGCGGCGGCCGGCGTGCCGACCGAGTTGCACATCCTCCCCGGTGCCGTACACGGCACGCAGTTCTACCTCCCGACGGCGGAAGTGAGCATGCGGTGGAAGGCCATCGAGGCTGACGCCTTGCGCGTCGCCCTGCACGGGAGCGGGTGA